In Embleya scabrispora, the DNA window TCGGGCCTGCCGAAGGACGACATCGACCGCATGATGCGCGAGGCCGAGGCGCACGCGGAGGAGGACCACCAGCGTCGCGAGGCCGCGGAGACCCGCAACCAGGCCGAGCAACTGGTGTACACCACCGAGAAGTTCATCAAGGACAACAGCGACAAGGTCCCGGCCGACGTGAAGACCGAGGTCGAGACGTCGCTGACCGAGCTCAAGGACGCGCTCAAGGGCGAGGACCTGGCCGCCATCCGCGACGCCGCGGAGAAGGTCAGCACCACGAGCCAGAAGCTGGGCACCGCGATGTACGCGAACGCCCAGCCGGGCGCCGAGGGCGCGGCCGGCGCGGGTGACGCCTCGGCCAACACCGCCGACGACGACGTCGTGGACGCCGAGATCGTCGACGAGGACCGCAAGGGCGGTGCTGCGTGACCGAAGGGAACGGCTCGAACCACGGCGCCGTCCCGGGCGACGCCCAAGAAACCGAGTCGAAGCCGGAAACCGGGACCGCCGCCACCGCGGCGGCCCCGGCCCCCGGGGCGGCCGAACTCGCCGAGCTGCGCAACCAACTCGGGGAGCGCACGGCCGACTTGCAGCGGCTTCAGGCGGAATACGCGAACTACCGCAAGCGGGTCGAGCGGGACCGCAACGTGGCGGGCGAGGCGGCCGCCATCAAGGTGCTGAGCGAACTGCTGCCGGTGCTCGACGACATCGGCCGGGCGCGCGACCACGGCGAACTGGCGGGCGGCTTCAAGTCGGTCGCCGAGTCGCTGGAGTCGATCGTGGCCAAGATGGGGCTGCAGAGCTTCGGTTCCAAGGGCGACCCGTTCGACCCGACGGTGCACGAGGCGCTGTTGCACTCGTACGCGACCGATGTCACCGAACCCACGTGTGTGGAGATCCTGCAGCCCGGTTATCAAGTGGGCGAGCGGATCATCCGACCGGCACGGGTGGCGGTCGCGGAACCCACGGCGGAGGCCGAGGGCGGTCCGGAGGAGTCGGGCGAAGCGGCCGGCAGCTGAACCGTCACCGGGAACGAGACGACGAGAAGCGGAGAGGAGGGACGCCGATGCGCGGGTGGTGTGAATCCGGAAACGGGCGCTCGGAGCACGAGGGCACCCCGACCCGATCGGCGAGGGGCGCATGAGTACGAAGGACTACCTGGAGAAGGACTACTACAAGGTGCTCGGCGTCCCCAAGGACGCCGGCACCGCCGAGATCAAGAAGGCGTATCGCAAGCTCGCCGTCGAGTTCCACCCGGACAAGAACAAGGGTGACACGAAGGCCGAGGAGCGCTTCAAGGAGATCTCGGAGGCCTACGACGTACTGGCCGACGACAAGCGGCGCAAGGAATACGACGAGGCCCGGACCCTGTTCGGCAGCGGCGGCGGCTTCCGCGGCGCCGGCGGCGGACCGTCCGGCTCCGGCGGCTTCCCGTTCGACCTCGGCGACATCTTCGGCGGCCAGCAGGGCGGCGCGGGCAACACCGGCGGGCTGGGCGACATCTTCGGCGGCCTGTTCGGCGGCGGTCGCCAGACCGGGCGTCAGCAGCCCCGGCGCGGTACCGACGTGGAGTCCGAGGTCACCCTCGACTTCGCCGACGCGGTCGACGGCGCGACCGTGCCGATCCGGCTGACCAGTTCGGAACCGTGTCGGCACTGCAACGGCACGGGCGCGGCCGCGGGCACCACCCCGCGGATGTGCCCGACCTGCGCGGGCTCGGGCAACGTCAGCCGGCCGCAGGGCGGTTTCGGCTTCTCCGAGCCGTGCCGCGACTGCAAGGGCCGCGGGCTGCTCGTGGACGACCCGTGCATCGTGTGCAACGGCAGTGGCCGGGCCAAGAGTTCGCGCACGATGCAGGTCCGGATCCCGGCCGGGGTCCAGGACGGGCAGCGCATCCGGCTCAAGGGCAAGGGCGCTCCCGGCGAGCGCGGCGGCCCGGCCGGCGACCTGTACGTCGTCGTGCACGTCAAGGCGCACTCCGTCTTCGGACGCAAGGGCGACAACCTCACGGTCACCGTGCCGGTCACCTTCCCGGAGGCCGTGCTCGGGGCCGACGTCACCGTACCCACGCTCGGCGGCATCCCGGTCACGCTCAAGCTCCCCGCGGGCACGGGCAACGGCCGCACGCTGCGGGTGCGCGGGCGCGGGGCGGCACGCAAGGACGGCACTCGGGGCGACCTCCTGGTCACCGTCGAGGTGACGGTCCCTCAGCAGCTGAACGACAAGGCGCGCGAAGCGCTGGAGGCGTTCCGCGAGGCGACCGTCGCGCACGATCCCCGAGCCGATCTGTTGGACGCGGCGAAGGGGGCATGACATGCGACCGGGTGGCTTTGGCGGTGGCGGTGTCGGCGGTGGACACGGCTTCGAGATCGACGAGACCTCTCCGGTCTACGTGATCTCGGTGGCCGCCCAGCTGTCCGGCCTGCACCCGCAGACGTTGCGACAGTACGACCGCCTCGGCCTGGTCTCGCCGGACCGTACGGCGGGCCGGGGGCGGCGCTATTCCGCCCGCGACATCGTGCAGTTGCGCGAGGTGCAGCGGCTCTCCCAGGAGGCCGGCATCAACCTCGCCGGGATCAAGCGGATCCTGGAGCTGGAGAACCAGGTGCTCGCGCTGCGCATGCGCGTGGCCGAGATGGAGCACGCGCTGCACGAGGCGACGGACGCGAGCGCCCGGCGCGAGGCGGCCGTACACGCGTCCTACCGGCGCGATCTGGTCCCGGTCCGACCGCAGGCGGGCACCGCGCTCGTGGTGTGGAAGCCGCGGCGCGGGCGCTCGGACTGACGGCCGCGACGTCGTCGAGGAAGGCGGTACGGCCCCGGCCGTACCGCCTTCCTCGACGCAGCCTCGATGCTTCCTTGATGCGCCTCGCTACGCGTCAGTAGGGTCGCGGCATGAAGCCGAATCGTCGGGACGTCCTGAAGTACTCGGCCGCGAGCGCGGCACTGCTCGGAGTGGCCGCGTGCTCCGACGACGACAAGGACAAGCCCGACGGGAAGTCGAGCGACGCGCCCAAGTCGGGCGCGCCGGCGCCCGCCGGCGCGGCCGGCACCACGCTGGAGCGCACCCTGGTACTCGGCCCGCCCGGACCGGGCGGCTACCGCAAGATCGTCGCCGGACCCGGTGAACCGCACCTGCTGCGCGGCGAGTTGGTCCCCGGCGGCCGCTCGGGCGACAAGGCGAAGCGGCGCTCGCTGGTCGCGTTCACCCAGTTGACCGACATCCACATCCAGGATTCGCAGTCGACCGCGCGCGTGGACTTCCTCGACCGGCACAGCGACAAGGACCAGCCGTTCGCCAAGCTGCTGCCCTTCCAGTCGGCGTACCGCCCGCAGGAGGTGCTGACCGCGCAGATCGCCGAGGCGATGGTGCAGTCGCTCAATCGGATCGGCAAGGGTCCGGCCCTCGGCGCGCCGCTGGCCTTCACGATCTGCACCGGCGACAACACCGACAACATCCAGTTCAACGAGCTGCGCTGGTACATCGACGTGCTCGACGGCGGCAAGAAGGTCACGCCGGACTCGGGCGATCGCAACAGGTACGAGGGCCCGATGGACGCGGTGGCGTACCACGAGCGCTACTGGCACCCCGACGGCACGCCGCCCGGGCAGAAGGACGACGTGCCGCGCGCCCGGTACGGCTATCCCACCGTGCCGGGCCTGCTGGACGCATGCCGGCGGCCGTTCGACGCGACCGGCCTGAAGACCCCCTGGTACAGCGCCTACGGCAACCACGACGGCCTGGTCCAGGGCAACCTGCCGGTCAGCGAACTGCTGGGCAAGGTCGCGGTCGGCGACGAGAAGGTGCTCGACATATCGCCCGGACAGACCGTGGCGGCACTGGCGCTGGGACTGCAGAGCGGCAAACCGGACGCGCTGGCGGCGCTGTTGGCCGGCCCCAAGCGCAAGGTCACCGCCGACCCGGATCGTCGCCTCGTCGACCGCGGGGAGACGATCAGGGAGCACTTCAACACCACCGGCCTGCCCAAGGGCCACGGCTTCACCCAGCAGAACCTGGACACCAAGACCGCGTACTACACCTTCGACCAGGGTCCGGTGCGCTGCCTGGTCCTGGACACGGTGAACCCGTACGGCTCGGACTCGGGTTGCCTGGACCCGACCCAGTTCGCCTGGCTGGAGGACCAGCTGGTCAAGGGCAGTTCCAGCCATCTCGACGAGCAGGGCAAGGTGGTGCGGGGCACCGGCCAGGACAAGCTGTTCGTGCTGTTCAGCCACCACACCCTCGACACGATGACCAACAAGACCGTGCCGTCCGGTGAGCCCGCGCGGATCCTGGGTCCGCAGGTGCTGGCGCTGCTGCTGCGGTTCCCGAACGTGGTGCTGTGGGTCAACGGGCACACCCACGACAACAACGTGAAGCCCTACCCGCGTCCGGCGGGCAGCGCGGTCCCCGGCGGGTTCTGGGAGGTCAACACCGCGTCGCACATCGACTGGCCCTCCCAGGCGCGGATCGTGGAGATCGCCGACAACGCGAACGGGACCCTGTCCATCTTCGGCACGATCATCGACTCGGCCGGCCCGGAATCACACGGCAACAAGATCGACTCCCCACTCGCCCTGGCCGCCCTGGCCCGCGAACTCGCCGGCAACGACTGGCAGGAGCGAGACCGCCCCGACCCCAAGGTCGACGGCCGCCGAGGCCGCCTGGAGGACCGCAACGTGGAACTCCTGGTCCCGGCCCCTTTCAACCCCTCCGGCGCTTGAGAACACCCGAACACGGCCACCGCGTCGCACAACCCAACCAAATCAGCCCGTCCGGCGCTTGAGGACAAGCGGGCCGCGGGCCGGCCGCGGCGACCCTCGCCGACGAGCGTCGTGGGCTCACCACACCACCGTCACCACTCGGGCGCAGCGCGACTTCGAGCGTTTGACCAGTTCGCCGTTGGGGCGGTCGCTGCCCGCGACCCAGGCCATCGCCTCGCCGGGGCTGCGACCGCCCCGGCGCTGGCGCCTGGTCAGCCGCTCGTCGCGCACCCGGTCCGAGGCGTGCACGTACCAGACCTCGGTCATCAGGCAGTAGGCGTCGGTCCAGCCGGGCGCGTCCAGCGCCAGGTAGTTGCCTTCCGTCACCACGATCCGCGTGCCGGGCCGCACCACGTGCCGCGCGGCGACCGGCTCGTGCAACGTCCGGTCGTAGTCCGGCACGTACACGTCCCGATCCACCTCACGCACCACCCGCGCCAGCGTGGTCGCGTAGCCCCACACGTCGAACGTGTCCACCGCGCCCTTGCGATGCAGCCGCCCGATCCGCTTGAGCTGCACGTTCGAGAGGTGGAACCCGTCGAGCGGCACGTAGGCGGCCGTACCGGACCCGACCCGCTGCTCGATCGCGCGCACCAGCCGACCGGCGAGCGTGGACTTCCCGGCTCCCGGCGGACCGGCGAGACCGAGCACGACCCGCTCGGCCTCGGGCGCCGCCGGAATGAGCCGTACCGCCTCATCCGCGAGCGCGTCGAGTGTTTCGAGGGCACCGGACACATCTGGCATGTCCGCAGTGTAAGCATCCCGGGCAGCGCATGGTTGAGTGGAATAGACTCAACTTAGTTGTGGTTTTTCCAGTCAACGAACCGTTCGGGTGCGGTACGTGCGCGGCACGGACGGGATGATGGCCGTGACAGCGCGTGCCCGAAGCGAAGGAGTCGCACACCTCACATGGATGCACAGAAGCTCACCACCAAGGCCCAAGAGGCCCTTTCGGTCGCCATCCGCAAGGCTGCCGCAGCGGGACACCCCCAGGTGGAGCCCGCGCATCTGCTGCTCGCCCTGCTCGAACAGCCCGAGGGGATCGCCGTCCCGCTGCTCGGCGCCGCCGGTGTGGACGTGCCGCTCCTGAAGGTCGCCGTCGACCGGATCGCGGATCGTATGCCGAGCGCGTCCGGCTCGACGGTGGCCGCCCCGCAGCTCGCCCGGGAGACGATGCTCGCGCTGGACGAGGCGGAGAAGCAGGCCGACAAGCTCGGCGACGCGTTCGTGTCCACCGAGCACGTCCTGGTCGGCCTCGCCTCCGGCCGCTCCGGCGCGGTCGCCGAGGCGCTGCGCGAGGCCGGGGCCACCCCGCAGGCGCTGCTCGACTCCTTCAAGGCGGTGCGCGGCAGCACGCGGGTCACCTCGCAGGACCCGGAGAGCACCTACCAGGCGCTGGAGAAGTACGGCCGCGATCTGACCGAGGAGGCCCGCAACGGCAAGCTCGACCCGGTCATCGGCCGCGACTCGGAGATCCGCCGGGTGGTCCAGGTGTTGTCCCGCCGGACCAAGAACAACCCGGTACTGATCGGTGAACCCGGCGTCGGCAAGACCGCCGTCGTGGAGGGCCTGGCCCGGCGGATCGTGGCCGGCGACGTACCCGAGTCGCTGCGCGACAAGCGGCTGATCGCGCTCGACCTGGGCGCGATGGTCGCGGGCGCGAAGTATCGCGGCGAGTTCGAGGAGCGGCTGAAGGCCGTCCTGAACGAGATCAAGTCCAGCGACGGCCAGGTCGTCACCTTCATCGACGAGCTGCACACCGTCGTCGGCGCGGGCGCCACCGGCGACGGCTCGATGGACGCGGGCAACATGCTCAAGCCGATGCTCGCGCGCGGCGAACTGCGCCTGGTCGGCGCGACCACGCTGGACGAGTACCGCAAGCACATCGAGAAGGACCCGGCCCTCGAGCGCCGGTTCCAGCAGGTGTTCGTGG includes these proteins:
- the grpE gene encoding nucleotide exchange factor GrpE, with amino-acid sequence MTEGNGSNHGAVPGDAQETESKPETGTAATAAAPAPGAAELAELRNQLGERTADLQRLQAEYANYRKRVERDRNVAGEAAAIKVLSELLPVLDDIGRARDHGELAGGFKSVAESLESIVAKMGLQSFGSKGDPFDPTVHEALLHSYATDVTEPTCVEILQPGYQVGERIIRPARVAVAEPTAEAEGGPEESGEAAGS
- the dnaJ gene encoding molecular chaperone DnaJ, producing the protein MSTKDYLEKDYYKVLGVPKDAGTAEIKKAYRKLAVEFHPDKNKGDTKAEERFKEISEAYDVLADDKRRKEYDEARTLFGSGGGFRGAGGGPSGSGGFPFDLGDIFGGQQGGAGNTGGLGDIFGGLFGGGRQTGRQQPRRGTDVESEVTLDFADAVDGATVPIRLTSSEPCRHCNGTGAAAGTTPRMCPTCAGSGNVSRPQGGFGFSEPCRDCKGRGLLVDDPCIVCNGSGRAKSSRTMQVRIPAGVQDGQRIRLKGKGAPGERGGPAGDLYVVVHVKAHSVFGRKGDNLTVTVPVTFPEAVLGADVTVPTLGGIPVTLKLPAGTGNGRTLRVRGRGAARKDGTRGDLLVTVEVTVPQQLNDKAREALEAFREATVAHDPRADLLDAAKGA
- a CDS encoding heat shock protein transcriptional repressor HspR yields the protein MRPGGFGGGGVGGGHGFEIDETSPVYVISVAAQLSGLHPQTLRQYDRLGLVSPDRTAGRGRRYSARDIVQLREVQRLSQEAGINLAGIKRILELENQVLALRMRVAEMEHALHEATDASARREAAVHASYRRDLVPVRPQAGTALVVWKPRRGRSD
- a CDS encoding TIGR03767 family metallophosphoesterase; its protein translation is MKPNRRDVLKYSAASAALLGVAACSDDDKDKPDGKSSDAPKSGAPAPAGAAGTTLERTLVLGPPGPGGYRKIVAGPGEPHLLRGELVPGGRSGDKAKRRSLVAFTQLTDIHIQDSQSTARVDFLDRHSDKDQPFAKLLPFQSAYRPQEVLTAQIAEAMVQSLNRIGKGPALGAPLAFTICTGDNTDNIQFNELRWYIDVLDGGKKVTPDSGDRNRYEGPMDAVAYHERYWHPDGTPPGQKDDVPRARYGYPTVPGLLDACRRPFDATGLKTPWYSAYGNHDGLVQGNLPVSELLGKVAVGDEKVLDISPGQTVAALALGLQSGKPDALAALLAGPKRKVTADPDRRLVDRGETIREHFNTTGLPKGHGFTQQNLDTKTAYYTFDQGPVRCLVLDTVNPYGSDSGCLDPTQFAWLEDQLVKGSSSHLDEQGKVVRGTGQDKLFVLFSHHTLDTMTNKTVPSGEPARILGPQVLALLLRFPNVVLWVNGHTHDNNVKPYPRPAGSAVPGGFWEVNTASHIDWPSQARIVEIADNANGTLSIFGTIIDSAGPESHGNKIDSPLALAALARELAGNDWQERDRPDPKVDGRRGRLEDRNVELLVPAPFNPSGA
- a CDS encoding nucleoside/nucleotide kinase family protein, with the translated sequence MPDVSGALETLDALADEAVRLIPAAPEAERVVLGLAGPPGAGKSTLAGRLVRAIEQRVGSGTAAYVPLDGFHLSNVQLKRIGRLHRKGAVDTFDVWGYATTLARVVREVDRDVYVPDYDRTLHEPVAARHVVRPGTRIVVTEGNYLALDAPGWTDAYCLMTEVWYVHASDRVRDERLTRRQRRGGRSPGEAMAWVAGSDRPNGELVKRSKSRCARVVTVVW